In Deltaproteobacteria bacterium, the genomic stretch CGTTCGCGCATTCGGTGTTCGTGGTCGGCCCGGAAGGCGGATTGACCCAAACGGAGATCCTCACGGCCGGGCGGCTTGGTTTCGCGCCGCGATCCCTGCCCTTACCCGTCCTGCGCGCAGATACCGCCGCCGTGGTCTGCGCCTCGCTCCTGATGTTCGCGGCGGGCGAACGCCCGAAACCCGAGCCTTGAAAAAAACGACCCGGCGAAAATTTCTTCTTGAGTTTGCCCGAGAGCTGCCGATAATCGTTTTAGCGATTGAAATGCGATTCGATTCTCCAGCGTGACGGATCTTTGATTCAGGGCCTTCGTGCCCCGGGCGAAAAAGCCCGGCCAAGCCCCCCATGCGTTCTGTGACAAACGCATAGGGACTTCGCCGGGTTTTTTTCGTTCCGACTTCCGCATCCGCCTCCGCGGGTGCTTCTCCCATAAATCGTTCCCCTGACCGCCGCGAACCGTCCGCCCATTCGGCATTCGCCGTCGAGCGGACATTTCGCACTCATCCATCCGTCAACACACGCTATCCGTCACAAGTTCAGGATCTCCGTCACCACGCTCAGGATCTCCGTCACACGTACAGGGATATCCGTCACCAAGGAGGATCGTCATGGCTCTTCGCATCACCAACAACATCCAGTCCATCAATGCTCAGCGCAACATCTCCCGGTCGCAGCAGGGACTGACCAGGGCTCTGGAACGTCTTTCCTCGGGCTATCGCATCAACCGTGCGGGCGACGACGCCGCCGGTCTCGCGATCTCCGAAAAACTGCGTTCCAACATCCGCGCGCTCTCCCAGGCGTCGCGCAACGGCTCGGACGGCGTCGGCCTGATCCAGGTCGCCGAAGGCGCGATGTCCGAAATCAGCAGCATCGTCATTCGCATGAAGGAGCTGGCCGAGCAGGCCGCCACGGGCACGGTCGGAACCACGGAACGCAGTTTCCTCGATTCCGAGTTCCAGGCTCTGCGCTCCGAAATCACGCGCATCTCCGATTCGATCAAGTTCAACGAGCGGCAGTTGCTCGACGGCACCCTCGACGTGGTCATCCAGATCGGCGTCAGCAACGGTTCCGGCGACACGATCCAGATCACCCTCTCCGATACCGACGCCACCGCGCTCGGCATCGTCTCCTCGATCGCCACCGTCACGAACGCGCGCCTGGCGCTGACGTCGACGACGTCGGCGATCAACACCGTGGCCAGCCGCCGCGCGGGACTGGGCGCCATGCAGAACCGGCTCGAATCGGTCATCGCCAACATCGACAACGTGGTGGAGAACCTGTCGGCCGCCGAAAGCCGCATCCGCGACGTCGACATCGCGGCGGAAACCGCCGAGCTCACAAAGTACAATATTCTGGTGCAGGCCGGTGTGTCGGTTCTGTCGCAGGCGAACCAGGCGCCCACCGTCGCCCTCGCCCTGTTGCAATAACCATCACCGCCTCTCCAGCGAGCGCCCCTCCCCCAACTCTCGCGCCGCCGTCGGTTTCCGCAACCGGCGGCGGCGTTGTTTTCATGACGCGGCGCCGGCGTTGTTTTTGTCAGCCGGCACGACTGGAGTTCGAATCTCCGCCGATTCGGGAGCGTCTCGATCGTCCCGGTTCTTATTCCTGTATAAACGGTTATACGGTTATTTCCGCGCGACGAAACGAAACGCGGATCGGTGCGGGGGCTTTCGCCCATCCACGCAATCAGAGACGAAAAGAACTTGCGAGAACTATACCGAAAGACGGGTCGCCCGGTCGGCGCAAAGGTCGCGGCGAAGAATCTTGCCGCTCGGCGTGCGCGGAATCTCGTCAACCGCGAAAAAAACCCTGGGGCATTTGTAGGCGGCGAGTTGCCGATGCGCGTGGCGTTCGAGCGAGGCGACATCGAGCACCGCGTCTTCGCGCGGCTTGACGAACGCCGCGATCAATTCCACACCCGCCTCTCCCGTCGGGATCATCCGCACAGCGCACTCGGCGACATGGCGGTGCGTCGAAAGCACGGATTCGATCTCCTGCGGGCTGACGCGATAGCCGAAGCTCGTCATCACGTCGTCGTTTCGTCCGTCGAACCACCAGATGCCGTCTTCGTCGATGTGTGCCGTGTCTCCGCCGATGAACCACTCTTCACAAAATGCGGCGCGGTCCTCGTCCGGACGATTCCAATAACCCAGCATCAACCCGGGGTCCGATCGATGCACGGCGATGCGCCCAACGGTTCCGACCGGCGCGTCGTCGAGCGAATCCATCGCCACGAGGCGGATCGGCCGGCCGGCCTGCGGCACGCCGCACGCGCCGGGTTTCACGGTCAAGCCGGGCCGAAAACTGATGTAGGTCGAAATCTCGCTCATGCCGAGCGCCTCGTACAGTTCCTTTCCCGTGCGACGCACCCACTCGCGCCAGGTTTGCGGCAGCAGCGTCTCGCCGGCGGTGAGGGCGTGGCGAAGCGACGAGAGGTCGCAATCCTCGACCTCGACGTATTTCAGAATCTGGCGAAATACCGTCGGCACGGCGGCGAACACGGTGATGCCGAGCCGCTCGATGATCGGAAGCCACGTCTGCGGGCGGCGCGGTCCCGCGTAGAGGATCGACGTCGCGCCGACGCTCCACGGATCCATCAGCCCGACGCCGAGGGTGTAGGTCCAGTTGAGCGCTCCCGCGTGAAAGACGCGGTCGGTGGGCAGGAGCGCCTCCCACTCGCGCACGACGAACGCGCGCCCGAGAATCGACCGGTGCGCGTGGAGCACGCCCTTGGGTCGGCTCGACGTGCCGCTCG encodes the following:
- a CDS encoding flagellin FliC, with product MALRITNNIQSINAQRNISRSQQGLTRALERLSSGYRINRAGDDAAGLAISEKLRSNIRALSQASRNGSDGVGLIQVAEGAMSEISSIVIRMKELAEQAATGTVGTTERSFLDSEFQALRSEITRISDSIKFNERQLLDGTLDVVIQIGVSNGSGDTIQITLSDTDATALGIVSSIATVTNARLALTSTTSAINTVASRRAGLGAMQNRLESVIANIDNVVENLSAAESRIRDVDIAAETAELTKYNILVQAGVSVLSQANQAPTVALALLQ
- a CDS encoding acyl--CoA ligase — translated: MTVHLVEHCLFRHADDPAVSDRIALVFAGEFGLDEEWTYARIADAVRRFAWSLVGIGLGRGERLLVRLDNSTDYAIAFFGACAAGLVPIPASPQLTDEEVRFLLVDSGAAAVVVAAEWASRLATDVPTGLRHVVVAAAKGQPTLVEECPHAPSGPARHDFHAILRDAAPVDLPDVGGDDPAYLIYTSGTSSRPKGVLHAHRSILGRAFVVREWEALLPTDRVFHAGALNWTYTLGVGLMDPWSVGATSILYAGPRRPQTWLPIIERLGITVFAAVPTVFRQILKYVEVEDCDLSSLRHALTAGETLLPQTWREWVRRTGKELYEALGMSEISTYISFRPGLTVKPGACGVPQAGRPIRLVAMDSLDDAPVGTVGRIAVHRSDPGLMLGYWNRPDEDRAAFCEEWFIGGDTAHIDEDGIWWFDGRNDDVMTSFGYRVSPQEIESVLSTHRHVAECAVRMIPTGEAGVELIAAFVKPREDAVLDVASLERHAHRQLAAYKCPRVFFAVDEIPRTPSGKILRRDLCADRATRLSV